One Magnetococcales bacterium genomic window, AGTCGTCAATGATTTGTCAGGGGAATGGGCATGTCTGATATGGGTTTGTTGGGGGCGACCGGGGCGTTTAAAAAAAATCTGCTGGAATTGCGCCAACGCCGTCAGGAGATCATCACCAGCAATGTAGCCAATGTGGATACCCCTGGCTACAAAGCGCGCCGCCTGGACTTTGAGGCGGAGCTGGCCGAAGCCATGCCACCGCCGCCCGGCGAGTTGGCGCTGGCCCGGACCGATGGCCGACATCTGCCGACAACTGACTTTACGGCGGCGTCCGGAAACCTGCAAGAGGTGGAGGGTGCGATCGCCAAGGGCGACGGGAA contains:
- the flgB gene encoding flagellar basal body rod protein FlgB, coding for MSDMGLLGATGAFKKNLLELRQRRQEIITSNVANVDTPGYKARRLDFEAELAEAMPPPPGELALARTDGRHLPTTDFTAASGNLQEVEGAIAKGDGNTVDIEQEMSRQTANQLLYNYAAQSMAGQISRLRMVIDAGK